In Manis pentadactyla isolate mManPen7 chromosome 3, mManPen7.hap1, whole genome shotgun sequence, a single window of DNA contains:
- the NAIF1 gene encoding nuclear apoptosis-inducing factor 1 — protein MAVPAKKRKMNFSEREVEIIVEELELKKHLLVNHFNAGVPLAAKSAAWHGILRRVNAVATCRRELPEVKKKWSDLKTEVRRKVAQVRAAVEGGEAPGPTEEDGAGGPGTGGGSGGGGPSVAPVLLTPMQQRICNLLGEATIISLPTTTEIHSVALGPTATAAAATVTLTQIPTETTYHALEEGVVEYCTAEAPPPLPTEAPVEMMAQHTDTSVKPQALKSRIALNSAKLIQEQRVTNLHVKEIAQHLEQQNDLLQMIRRSQEVQACAQERQAQAMEGTQAALSVLIQVLRPMIKDFRRYLQSNTPNPAPASDPGQVAQNGQPDSIIQ, from the exons ATGGCCGTTCCAGCCAAGAAGAGGAAGATGAACTTCTCCGAGCGAGAGGTGGAGATCATCGTGGAGGAGTTGGAACTGAAGAAGCACCTGCTGGTGAACCATTTCAACGCCGGGGTCCCTCTGGCTGCCAAGAGCGCGGCCTGGCATGGCATCCTGAGAAGGGTCAATGCCGTGGCCACCTGCCGCAGAGAGCTGCCTGAAGTCAAGAAGAAGTGGTCTGACCTCAAGACCGAAGTCCGTCGCAAGGTTGCCCAGGTCCGGGCGGCAGTGGAGGGTGGCGAGGCCCCGGGGCCCACTGAGGAGGACGGAGCTGGTGGGCCTGGGACAGGTGGTGGCAGTGGCGGCGGTGGGCCATCTGTAGCACCTGTACTGCTCACCCCCATGCAACAGCGCATCTGCAACCTGCTGGGCGAGGCCACCATCATCAGCCTGCCCACTACCACAGAGATCCATTCCGTGGCCCTTGGACCCACGGCCACTGCAGCCGCAGCCACGGTCACCCTGACACAGA TCCCCACAGAGACTACCTATCACGCGCTTGAGGAGGGAGTGGTAGAGTACTGTACGGCTGAGGCCCCTCCACCCCTACCAACTGAGGCCCCAGTGGAGATGATGGCCCAGCACACTGACACTTCGGTCAAACCGCAGGCACTCAAGAGCCGCATAGCCCTCAACTCAGCCAAGCTGATCCAGGAGCAGCGAGTTACCAATCTGCACGTGAAGGAGATCGCCCAGCACCTGGAACAGCAGAATGACCTGCTGCAGATGATCCGCCGCTCCCAGGAGGTGCAGGCCTGTGCCCAGGAGCGCCAGGCGCAGGCCATGGAGGGCACCCAGGCGGCCCTGAGCGTCCTCATCCAGGTTCTCCGGCCCATGATCAAAGATTTTCGCCGCTATCTGCAGAGCAACACACCCAACCCCGCCCCTGCCTCTGACCCTGGGCAGGTGGCCCAGAATGGGCAACCAGACAGCATCATCCAATGA